In Aspergillus oryzae RIB40 DNA, chromosome 6, one genomic interval encodes:
- a CDS encoding uncharacterized protein (inorganic phosphate transporter) produces the protein MTYDPENAMGEARADAPVEAEKEHEATQTTVKESTLGYDNSSDPSRRDSYRPTKLQSNLTIVSCYIANFSDGFQNSLANPTNVIFKKLLGTDGYPSEMQTRISNSLLIGAILGVLALGYTSDMFSRRAGLLFTSGLVAIGTLMSTLALQVHPTYNMLWYFVIVRGIAGFGVGGEYPPSAAAGIEESDDFKRKYRGPLFVSFTTLMATSAAPIQMIVYLICLIASNDNLPVTFHAIYSIATILPVIIMVLRFFMTDSTLFHYSNFKRQKRPLKFYLLLLKRYRWRLFTTSLAFFLYDFINFPNSIMSSTIINSLVKDHNIRTTAIWQVILGALPVPGVIVGAWLTNAIGRRYTGILGFAGYMVLGFVIGGTFPHLSKNMPAFVVLYGLLQALGHMGPGATIGLISTESFPTAMRGMGYSIATAFGRTGAAVGTQCFTPLQERAGKQSTFYLAGGIAILGMIVYWFLPESSELNLEEEDRDLSVFLAENGFPMEKA, from the exons ATGACCTACGATCCAGAGAATGCAATGGGAGAAGCTAGGGCCGATGCGCCCGTGGAGGCAGAAAAGGAGCATGAAGCAACGCAGACCACCGTTAAAGAAAGCACACTAGGTTATGATAATTCTTCCGACCCAAGCAGGAGGGATTCCTATCGCCCCACGAAATTACAAAGTAATTTGACTATTGTTAGCTGT TACATTGCCAATTTCAGCGATGGATTCCAGAACAGTCTTGCCAATCCTACCAATGTGATCTTCAAAAAGCTACTAGGGACGGACGGATATCCCTCGGAGATGCAGACACGGATTAGCAATTCGCTCCTAATCGGTGCTATTCTCGGTGTGCTCGCACTGGGATACACATCAGATATGTTTTCACGACGAGCTGGGCTACTATTCACCTCTGGGCTCGTAGCGATCGGGACTCTGATGTCTACACTTGCGCTGCAAGTACACCCGACGTACAACATGCTCTGGTATTTTGTGATAGTGCGAGGTATCGCCGGTTTCGGTGTTGGAGGCGAGTATCCTCCTAGTGCAGCAGCAGGAATCGAGGAATCAGACGAT tttaaaagaaaataccGTGGACCACTATTTGTCTCCTTCACCACACTGATGGCCACCTCAGCTGCGCCCATTCAGATGATCGTGTATCTTATCTGTCTCATCGCCAGCAATGACAACCTCCCAGTCACTTTCCACGCCATATACTCGATTGCCACGATCCTGCCCGTAATAATCATGGTCCTACGTTTCTTCATGACCGACTCAACACTATTCCACTACTCGAACTTCAAACGCCAGAAACGACCTCTCAAATTCTACCTACTCTTACTGAAACGCTATAGATGGCGTCTCTTCACCACATCCCTCGCATTCTTCCTGTACGACTTCATCAACTTCCCCAACAGCATCATGTCCAGCACGATCATCAACTCCCTAGTCAAGGACCACAACATCCGCACCACCGCAATCTGGCAAGTCATCCTCGGCGCCCTCCCAGTGCCAGGCGTGATCGTAGGCGCCTGGCTAACCAACGCAATCGGCCGCCGATACACCGGTATCCTAGGATTCGCCGGCTACATGGTCCTCGGGTTCGTAATCGGCGGTACATTCCCCCATCTATCGAAGAACATGCCCGCATTCGTGGTCCTGTACGGCCTGCTACAAGCCCTAGGTCACATGGGACCCGGTGCGACCATCGGATTGATTTCAACGGAGTCGTTTCCCACTGCTATGCGTGGTATGGGGTATAGTATTGCTACGGCGTTCGGGAGGACTGGTGCTGCGGTGGGAACGCAGTGTTTTACGCCGTTGCAGGAAAGGGCAGGGAAACAGTCCACTTTCTATCTGGCAGGTGGAATTGCTATTCTGGGGATGATTGTGTATTGGTTTTTGCCTGAGAGTAGTGAGTTGaatttggaggaggaggatagGGACTTGAGTGTGTTTTTGGCTGAGAATGGCTTTCCTATGGAGAAAGCTTAA
- a CDS encoding cytochrome P450 (predicted protein), which translates to MIGEQYTSIITGFKSALAVSCIAVSLFLLSPWIAYARLPSSIKSPIKAKGPLSALRACLNEISAGAKTSTRGYELYSKKGQSFAMLNINFRPQVILPPEHVRWLVTQPEDILSHAKASDDADALGYIWPLFDASALHSFSKVLQIDLTRNVTQTEKDVLEEVQHIMDELVGQTESWKEVNMVQAFERIMYQATQRVYVGLPLCRDSTYMGYVKGYARSLGTAMVFAAQLTPWPLRQVTALLAGLPVYYYVLRVRSYLSPLFKERMERLKEKGGTQDDNLEGEPRNLITWMSNGVLSGVGPKSISPSEMVTWLGILALLPTDNLWTTCTNVLLDLLSSESEHAYLHTIREEARTVFASSKESGKPVSHGLHHIDSAIRESLRMNSLSPRSLHRQVVRRGGVVLPDGQKVPTGTWLCVLSGNIQRDEDYYEDAQTYKPFRFVPKLTEAGGDKAPLLPLTNEKYLTFGYGRHACPGRWFSFQVMKIVIAYILANYDIQPLEKRPDNIVFADLNIPHLSHIIRIKRMT; encoded by the exons ATGATTGGCGAGCAGTATACCAGCATTATTACGGGTTTTAAATCGGCCTTAGCAGTTAGCTGCATCGCTGTGTCCCTTTTCCTACTATCCCCGTGGATCGCTTACGCTAGATTGCCATCGTCCATAAAATCACCTATCAAAGCAAAAGGGCCGTTGTCAGCTCTTCGAGCATGCTTGAATGAGATCAGCGCCGGAGCGAAAACATCGACAAGGGGATACGAATTG TATTCCAAGAAGGGTCAGTCCTTTGCAATGCTAAACATCAACTTTCGGCCTCAAGTGATCCTACCTCCAGAGCATGTCCGCTGGCTAGTTACCCAACCAGAAGATATCCTCTCTCATGCCAAGGCCAGTGACGATGCTGACGCGCTGGGGTATATCTGGCCACTGTTTGATGCATCAGCTCTGCACTCATTCTCTAAAGTTCTCCAAATTGATCTCACTCGAAACGTCACAcagacagagaaagatgTCTTGGAAGAGGTGCAGCACATCATGGATGAGCTTGTCGGTCAGACCGAAtcttggaaggaggtgaaTATGGTTCAGGCTTTTGAAAGGATCATGTACCAGGCGACGCAGCGCGTTTATGTGGGACTTCCTCTGTGTCGAGACTCCACATATATGGGATACGTGAAAGGATACGCTCGCTCCTTGGGCACTGCCATGGTATTCGCAGCTCAGCTTACACCTTGGCCGCTCAGGCAGGTTACAGCCCTGCTCGCGGGATTGCCGGTTTACTACTATGTCCTTCGGGTCCGATCTTACCTTTCTCCTCTATTCAAGGAACGGATGGAGCggctgaaagagaagggggggACCCAGGATGATAATCTGGAAGGGGAACCAAGGAACCTGATTACCTGGATGTCAAATGGCGTGCTTTCCGGGGTCGGGCCCAAGTCGATCAGCCCCAGCGAAATGGTAACATGGCTTGGAATTCTA GCCCTCCTACCAACAGATAATCTCTGGACGACATGCACAAACGTGCTTCTTGACCTGCTTAGCTCCGAGTCCGAGCACGCCTATCTCCATACCATCCGCGAGGAAGCAAGGACGGTATTCGCTTCAAGCAAAGAGTCCGGCAAGCCCGTATCACATGGACTGCATCACATCGACAGCGCGATTCGGGAAAGTCTGCGGATGAATTCGTTATCCCCGAGATCCCTCCATCGCCAGGTTGTACGACGTGGAGGCGTTGTGCTACCTGACGGACAGAAGGTCCCTACAGGGACTTGGCTGTGTGTTTTGTCCGGCAACATCCAGAGAGACGAGGACTACTATGAGGATGCGCAGACGTACAAGCCATTTCGTTTCGTTCCTAAGCTGACTGAAGCTGGAGGCGACAAAGCACCCCTGTTACCTCTGACAAATGAGAAGTATCTTACTTTCGGTTATGGTCGACATGCCTG CCCTGGCCGATGGTTTTCGTTCCAGGTTATGAAGATCGTTATTGCTTACATCCTCGCGAACTACGACATCCAGCCTCTGGAGAAACGCCCGGACAATATCGTTTTTGCAGATCTCAACATACCCCACTTATCCCACATCATTCGGATCAAGAGGATGACATGA
- a CDS encoding MoaD/ThiS family protein (predicted protein) has protein sequence MAQAPTGTFQVHYFASASSYTNRQSESLPAPLPLAKLFDVLESKYPGIEAKVLTSCGVSVNVEYVDVEEEKLKLRDMEAQDGQRSDLVIIKEGDEVAIIPPDYILGSYC, from the exons ATGGCTCAAGCTCCGACCGGGACTTTCCAGGTGCATTACTTCGCCAGTGCATCGAGCTATACGAACCGACAATCAGAGTCTCTGCCTGCACCACTGCCGTTGGCTAAATTGTTTGACGTCTTGGAGTCCAAGTATCCTGGGATCGAAGCAAAGGTTTTGACGAGTTGTGGGGTTAGTGTTAATGTGGAATACGtggatgtggaggaggagaaactgAAACTCCGCGATATGGAAGCTCAAGATGGGCAAAGAAGCGACTTGGTGATTATCAAGGAGGGTGATGAAGTGGCTATCATTCCCCCT GATTACATCCTTGGATCATATTGT TAA
- a CDS encoding MDR family NADP-dependent oxidoreductase (predicted NAD-dependent oxidoreductase), producing MDQDTENKVLVIKNMDSGYLVAGEQVTLEDVSYDATEPLAEDELMVQLLYATYDLFKRDLASSSADATELRGRKPVETMSIAQVIKSNNKQFQEGDMVIGRLPVQQYVLIKADDATELKLLENPCEFDDIRLFLSVLGVPGLLAFSSLYEIGRPKKGETILIAGASDEIGQLVGQMARLEGLKVFGSVESDEKLDFLITELGFDGGFNYAKESPYEALPRLVPNGIDIYYDNLSWMSRLNIGGLDTHFDLLGSRHLNAAFSSMRRYGRIMFYGTIAEQTVLDPIIGMFLHNTVLKRLTIRGFGLSDPSFGKKWGKLHMERMQQWVKEEKLKIPTFEITGMDNAAKAFVEAFYSSENTHTHTILAVT from the coding sequence ATGGATCAGGACACGGAGAACAAGGTCCTTGTCATCAAGAATATGGACTCGGGGTATCTGGTCGCCGGGGAGCAAGTCACCCTCGAAGACGTGTCCTATGACGCGACCGAACCCCTTGCCGAGGACGAGTTAATGGTGCAGCTTCTCTATGCGACCTACGATCTCTTCAAACGGGACCTGGCCAGTTCCTCGGCTGACGCGACGGAATTGCGGGGCCGGAAGCCCGTCGAGACGATGAGTATCGCGCAAGTCATCAAATCCAACAATAAGCAGTTTCAGGAGGGGGATATGGTGATCGGTCGCTTGCCGGTTCAACAATACGTGCTCATTAAAGCTGACGACGCGACCGAGTTGAAGCTCCTTGAGAATCCCTGCGAGTTCGACGATATTCGGTTATTCCTCAGCGTCCTGGGCGTCCCAGGTCTCTTAGCCTTTTCCTCACTATACGAAATCGGTCGACCTAAAAAAGGTGAAACGATCCTCATCGCCGGTGCGAGCGACGAAATCGGCCAACTCGTCGGCCAGATGGCCCGACTCGAAGGGTTGAAGGTGTTCGGCAGCGTCGAATCAGATGAAAAACTCGACTTTCTTATTACCGAACTCGGCTTTGATGGAGGATTTAATTACGCCAAAGAGAGCCCCTACGAAGCTCTCCCTCGTCTTGTCCCCAACGGTATCGATATTTACTATGATAATTTGAGCTGGATGTCCCGCCTGAATATCGGCGGGCTGGATACCCATTTTGACCTACTCGGTAGCAGACATCTAAACGCAGCATTCTCTTCAATGCGACGATACGGCCGGATCATGTTCTACGGCACGATCGCCGAACAGACCGTCTTGGACCCTATCATCGGCATGTTCTTGCACAATACTGTTTTGAAACGACTTACAATCCGCGGATTCGGGCTCTCTGATCCCAGCTTTGGGAAGAAATGGGGCAAACTTCATATGGAACGCATGCAACAATgggtcaaggaagaaaaactCAAGATCCCTACCTTCGAGATTACCGGTATGGATAACGCGGCAAAGGCCTTCGTCGAGGCCTTCTACTCCAGTGAGAATACGCATACGCATACCATCTTAGCGGTTACGTGA
- a CDS encoding uncharacterized protein (predicted protein) yields MPAESLLLSVPILLREMGLVATRCCQHLVALGEHLSTSTLMTRCVWLMLPRQNQAINGRIKIFTTEGGPTEFDMGKIIVDSAVQAGVKHLVFSSGPPCTEMTNGRVRMKAMDMKNKIEQYARSLGSFETFTPIGAGWFLENFLGKEVAPVFGGFPYFPDDQGYLTFRVPYWGGDEHVPWLSISDDFGDIVQGIFLDPGRWNGHFVHGVSDIRSFEQVVADFAAVTGNKARFQPILPTWEAFDTHGIQELEDVKLMFGFTQLTGGRYFGPEDTEVDTARQLKQITGLKLGRPEGQHKLTSARDWFAARFAN; encoded by the exons ATGCCAGCCGAAAGCTTGCTGCTCTCGGTGCCGATATTGCTCAGGGAGATGGGTTTAGTGGCGACGAGATGCTGTCAGCATTTAGTGGCTCTTGGGGAGCAtttgtcaacatcaactctGATGACAAGGTGTGTATGGCTGATGCTACCTCGACAAAACCAAGCTATTAACGGGCGTATTAAGATCTTTACTACCGAGGGTGGGCCAACAGAGTTCGACATGGGCAAGATAATCGTTGATTCTGCTGTCCAGGCTGGTGTGAAGCATCTCGTATTCAGCTCCGGCCCTCCTTGCACAGAGATGACGAATGGCCGAGTGCGAATGAAAGCAATGGACA TGAAGAACAAGATTGAGCAGTACGCAAGGTCCCTTGGGTCCTTCGAGACCTTCACTCCCATTGGCGCCGGATGGTTCCTAGAGAACTTCCTTGGCAAGGAGGTCGCTCCTGTTTTCGGAGGATTTCCCTATTTTCCTGACGACCAAGGATACCTTACTTTCAGAGTCCCGTATTGGGGAGGGGACGAGCACGTTCCATGGTTGAGCATCTCAGACGACTTCGGAGATATCGTGCAAGGTATCTTCCTGGATCCTGGTCGATGGAACGGTCACTTCGTTCACGGTGTCAGCGACATCCGCAGTTTTGAACAAGTTGTCGCGGATTTCGCCGCGGTTACAGGAAACAAAGCGCGTTTTCAGCCCATATTACCGACGTGGGAGGCCTTTGATACGCATGGAATCCAGGAGCTAGAGGACGTGAAACTCATGTTTGGCTTCACCCAGCTGACAGGCGGCCGATACTTCGGACCGGAAGACACGGAGGTCGATACCGCCAGACAGCTAAAGCAAATTACGGGATTGAAGCTGGGTCGTCCTGAGGGCCAGCACAAATTGACTTCTGCGCGTGACTGGTTTGCTGCAAGATTTGCAAACTAG
- a CDS encoding non-ribosomal peptide synthetase (non-ribosomal peptide synthetase modules and related proteins): MPSQVLTHEEEYDLAVRQGKGLAQQFFDHAFLNPSAMAVIDGDTNLTYQDLHERAAMLARELQRGNLHTEEPVGVVVQHGISDVVAQMAILYAAGTCVPMDPTLPDLQIKGRLDRLKARYILVDRANQHRDLPFHPLIVDDSSASFSKSSHVRDNEEPMQITLEHRTHIIHTSGTTSEPKAVQIAARSILQVVFHAPFEPLYPTDRVAHVNNSSFDVSLFDIWAPLLRGACIVVVSKVTLLDLETLAAYIDRQGITVMATTTAILNLAASVYPRAFEKLRLCFIGGEAANISAIETIFQAGPPTQLINAYGPTECCIFCLAHRVTIADVQAGVVSIGKPIGRTVAYICDEAGRPVPDGHEGELLIGGAGVSPGYINQPDKNRASFVAIEGSDCQRFYRTGDIVRRRVSDGQIDYVGRRDHQVKVRGFRIELKAVESAIMKTGQFSEAVALKVEAGSEGAGSILVAFAVALSGTKPHAVLSAVDMLKAVLPDYMVPKIELISKMPVNSHAKVDRKYLQQLFRNRWAEQHIDMDNEDSTRGKLANLWASILGVPVPASNDNADIFLLGATSMQASLLISRIQKTFNVQVSLLTLYDNSSLIRLAGILEERILGTQESFCKESERHMWLEDSKLADSLVPPSDPPVDWCRDTEGRVFLTGATGFVGSFLLADLLRQPNVHQVGCLVRAVDPATGLRRLQNGLAKYDLWEDQFRYKLLPLCGTLEDRYLGLGPDRFEEIAHWASVIFHLGARVNYTQPYSLHRPANVQGTVNVLRLACAGRSKVLHYVSSISCFGPTGFITGTRTVMENEPLPRHLEALPYDHGYAQSQWVVENMLQRLMDNGFPIVVYRPGFITGHSQTGACNPDDFLSRLIIACGEMGSYPLLPNQRKEFVPVDYVNAVILHIASSTATAVGRVYHIVPPNRDLSLDMNDSMELVGSLAEGNESSVRGVSYQQWVQELDRQSPERLRPLQPMLTEKLYQGLTRWELYENMPVYDTTNTRQALESYPGGLKFPVLDSELMQKYIRYLQIRSASPKEENPSNGTDS, encoded by the coding sequence ATGCCTTCTCAAGTTTTGACTCATGAGGAAGAGTATGACCTGGCCGTACGCCAGGGGAAGGGCCTTGCCCAACAATTCTTCGATCATGCTTTCCTCAACCCTTCTGCCATGGCTGTCATTGACGGTGATACGAATTTGACGTATCAGGACTTGCATGAGCGGGCTGCAATGCTCGCCCGAGAACTCCAACGGGGGAATCTGCATACAGAAGAAcctgttggtgttgttgtgCAACATGGCATCTCAGATGTGGTTGCTCAAATGGCCATCCTGTATGCAGCGGGTACTTGTGTTCCCATGGATCCAACCTTGCCTGACTTGCAGATCAAGGGTCGACTGGACAGATTAAAGGCAAGATATATCCTCGTCGACAGAGCCAACCAGCATCGGGATCTGCCATTCCACCCCTTAATTGTCGATGACTCAAGCGCGTCATTTTCCAAGAGCTCGCACGTCCGGGACAATGAGGAGCCCATGCAGATTACCTTGGAGCATCGCACCCACATCATACATACCTCCGGGACTACCAGTGAGCCCAAGGCTGTTCAAATCGCGGCACGCTCTATTCTGCAGGTAGTCTTCCATGCACCGTTCGAGCCTCTGTACCCCACCGATCGAGTGGCCCATGTCAATAACTCAAGCTTTGATGTCTCCCTTTTTGATATCTGGGCACCACTGTTACGTGGAGCATGCATTGTAGTTGTGAGCAAGGTCACGCTGCTCGATCTGGAAACCCTGGCAGCCTACATCGATCGGCAGGGAATAACAGTCATGGCTACTACCACTGCCATTCTCAACCTGGCGGCGTCGGTATACCCTCGTGCATTCGAGAAGTTGCGGTTGTGTTTCATCGGAGGTGAAGCCGCCAATATTTCGGCCATCGAGACCATCTTCCAAGCAGGTCCGCCAACACAGCTCATCAATGCGTATGGCCCGACTGAGTGCTGTATATTCTGCCTTGCACACAGAGTGACCATCGCCGATGTTCAAGCTGGAGTGGTCAGTATTGGAAAGCCAATCGGACGGACTGTAGCTTATATTTGTGATGAAGCTGGTCGACCAGTCCCGGATGGCCATGAGGGCGAATTGCTTATCGGTGGCGCGGGTGTCTCGCCCGGATACATCAATCAGCCAGACAAGAATCGAGCTTCCTTTGTAGCTATTGAAGGCAGCGACTGTCAGCGATTCTACCGAACAGGGGATATTGTACGCCGACGGGTGTCAGATGGTCAAATTGATTATGTTGGGAGACGAGACCATCAGGTTAAAGTTCGCGGGTTTCGAATTGAGCTCAAGGCCGTCGAGTCCGCGATTATGAAAACTGGACAATTTTCCGAGGCAGTGGCGCTCAAGGTTGAAGCTGGCTCTGAAGGGGCAGGTTCGATCCTGGTAGCCTTTGCAGTTGCGCTCTCTGGAACCAAGCCCCATGCGGTCCTGAGTGCCGTGGATATGCTTAAAGCTGTCCTGCCGGACTACATGGTGCCTAAGATTGAGCTCATCTCCAAAATGCCGGTCAATAGCCATGCCAAGGTTGACCGAAAATACCTCCAGCAGCTATTCCGGAACCGGTGGGCCGAGCAGCATATCGATATGGACAACGAGGACAGCACTCGTGGGAAACTTGCCAATTTGTGGGCCAGCATATTGGGCGTACCTGTTCCCGCTTCCAATGACAATGccgatatcttcctccttggtgcTACGTCCATGCAAGCCTCGTTGCTCATCAGTCGGATTCAGAAGACCTTTAATGTTCAGGTGTCTCTGCTGACACTCTATGATAATAGCAGCCTCATCAGGCTCGCTGGTATACTTGAAGAACGCATATTGGGTACCCAGGAAAGCTTTTGCAAGGAGTCGGAAAGGCACATGTGGCTTGAGGATAGCAAACTTGCAGACAGCCTAGTGCCTCCGTCGGACCCTCCGGTCGATTGGTGTCGTGACACCGAGGGACGGGTGTTCTTAACCGGAGCTACCGGCTTTGTGGGCTCTTTCTTGCTTGCTGATCTACTGCGTCAGCCTAACGTGCATCAGGTCGGATGCTTGGTACGCGCTGTTGATCCCGCAACTGGCCTTAGACGATTGCAAAATGGTCTAGCAAAGTATGACCTATGGGAGGATCAGTTTCGTTATAAACTGCTACCCCTCTGCGGTACCCTAGAAGACAGGTACCTTGGACTGGGGCCGGATAGATTTGAGGAAATTGCCCACTGGGCTAGCGTTATATTCCATCTCGGCGCACGAGTTAACTACACCCAGCCTTATTCACTGCATCGTCCCGCCAATGTTCAAGGCACGGTTAATGTTCTGCGCCTAGCATGTGCTGGGCGGTCCAAGGTGTTGCACTATGTTTCCAGCATCTCCTGTTTCGGCCCAACGGGCTTCATAACCGGTACACGGACCGTTATGGAGAATGAACCTCTTCCACGACACTTAGAAGCCCTTCCTTATGACCACGGATATGCCCAAAGCCAGTGGGTGGTGGAGAACATGTTGCAACGTCTGATGGATAACGGGTTCCCCATCGTGGTATATCGACCAGGATTTATCACAGGACACAGCCAAACGGGCGCCTGTAATCCCGATGACTTTCTCAGCCGATTGATCATTGCGTGCGGAGAGATGGGAtcctatcctcttcttcctaaccaaaggaaagaattCGTCCCCGTGGACTATGTCAACGCCGTGATCCTGCATATCGCATCGTCGACGGCTACCGCTGTGGGCCGGGTATATCATATCGTGCCTCCCAACCGGGACCTGTCATTGGATATGAACGACTCCATGGAATTGGTTGGTTCCTTGGCCGAGGGAAACGAATCTTCCGTCCGAGGTGTAAGCTACCAGCAGTGGGTCCAGGAGTTGGACAGACAGTCCCCAGAACGGCTTCGGCCGTTACAACCCATGTTGACGGAAAAGCTATACCAGGGACTCACACGGTGGGAGCTGTACGAGAATATGCCCGTGTATGACACTACCAACACCAGACAAGCGCTAGAGAGCTACCCTGGCGGTCTCAAGTTTCCCGTGTTAGACTCTGAGTTGATGCAAAAATATATCCGGTACCTGCAAATTCGGTCAGCGAGtccaaaagaggaaaatcCATCGAATGGCACGGACAGCTAA
- a CDS encoding cytochrome P450 (predicted protein) — protein MQIADMAASTTAQILVVSLGLLIFVLLCPWFGYLRLPSSMRWWPSIPSGPLSALRLSLKEYSGSRSSENGYKAFSKKAEPFAICNPSFYPQVLLPPEQIPWLLSQPENVLSHEKANEDVHALPFLAPAFDNYDHLELIRAIRTDLTRNIPNTEDAFLDELRHTTNEVLGAPGDNAWKEVNLTVALDSIIFGICLRLFFGVSLSRNRTFVYYVKIFTRVTGAMMLFVSQLVPWPLKPVVGIVAGFPIYYYWVRLIIYLYPTFKERIQCLRTKKETPPADMVTWMVDLAISQNPTRKVHISSLIVRLTLININVRLTRSSKVFLPVDVLIAMTDNFFLDLLSSDPDRKYYNALRQEAEAAFTNRDKTQPISQSMPYMESTIRESLRLSPLSDRMLSRRVVHKGGITLPDGQFLPRGTWLAVAAVGVHRDERTYEDPDEYRPFRFLSEDTETKEAKAMLVPVTSEKFLAFGHGRHSWTMLIIGYILVNYDIEPLEKRPVNSVVGQTIIPQLDVKIRVRRRE, from the exons ATGCAGATCGCAGATATGGCAGCCAGCACAACGGCGCAGATTCTTGTCGTCTCTCTTGGTCTACTGATTTTCGTTCTGCTATGTCCTTGGTTTGGCTATCTCAGGTTACCGTCATCTATGCGATGGTGGCCATCAATTCCTAGTGGACCTCTTTCTGCTCTTAGGTTATCCCTCAAGGAATACAGTGGATCCAGATCCAGCGAAAATGGCTATAAAGCG TTCTCCAAAAAAGCAGAGCCATTCGCAATATGCAACCCGAGCTTCTATCCCCAAGTCCTGCTACCACCAGAGCAAATCCCATGGCTACTGAGTCAACCCGAAAACGTCCTGTCCCACGAAAAGGCCAACGAAGATGTCCATGCCCTTCCATTCCTCGCTCCAGCATTCGACAACTACGACCATCTCGAACTGATCAGAGCTATCCGGACTGACCTTACTCGCAATATTCCAAATACAGAAGACGCATTTCTGGATGAACTGAGACATACAACGAATGAAGTGCTCGGCGCTCCTGGCGACAATGCATGGAAAGAGGTCAATCTGACTGTAGCGTTGGACAGCATTATATTCGGGATATGTCTGCGGCTCTTCTTTGGAGTCTCACTTTCTAGGAATCGGACATTTGTTTACTATGTCAAGATCTTTACGCGTGTCACTGGGGCCATGATGCTTTTCGTGTCTCAATTAGTTCCGTGGCCGCTTAAACCTGTTGTTGGCATTGTTGCCGGTTTCCCGATCTATTATTACTGGGTGCGTCTTATTATTTACCTCTATCCGACATTCAAAGAACGCATACAGTGCCTCAGAACGAAGAAAGAGACTCCTCCAGCAGATATGGTCACATGGATGGTTGATCTGGCCATAAGCCAGAATCCGACACGGAAAGTACACATCAGCTCGCTGATAGTTCGGCTTACCCTCATC AACATAAACGTCAGACTAACTAGATCCTCCAAGGTCTTCCTCCCCGTCGACGTCCTCATAGCAATGACAGataacttcttcctcgacctcctcAGTTCCGACCCAGACCGCAAATACTACAACGCCCTACGTcaagaagccgaagccgcaTTCACAAACAGGGACAAAACCCAACCCATCTCCCAATCAATGCCCTACATGGAAAGCACCATTCGCGAAAGTCTCCGACTCAGTCCATTATCCGACCGTATGCTTTCGCGACGAGTCGTCCACAAAGGAGGCATCACACTTCCTGACGGACAGTTCCTTCCTCGTGGCACCTGGCTCgctgtggctgctgttggtgtTCATCGTGATGAGCGGACCTATGAGGATCCGGATGAGTATCGGCCGTTTCGGTTTCTTTCGGAGGATACTGAAACTAAAGAAGCAAAGGCTATGTTGGTGCCTGTGACGAGTGAGAAGTTCTTGGCTTTTGGGCATGGGAGGCATTCTTG GACAATG CTTATTATTGGGTATATACTTGTGAATTATGATATTGAGCCGTTGGAGAAGAGGCCGGTGAATTCTGTCGTTGGTCAGACTATTATTCCTCAGTTGGATGTTAAGATTCGGGTGCGGCGGAGGGAGTAG